A single Terriglobales bacterium DNA region contains:
- a CDS encoding protein kinase → MSPELLTKIGEFELKEKLGQGGYGAVYKARDSLGRDVAIKILTGFGDDATTINVFKKEAATLAKLQHANIVTVYQFGVDNTKPYLAMEYLQGQPLSAIIKTRRELHMVEKLDIIIQGTEGLKHAHENNVIHRDIKPHNLMVVENAEKSRVVKLIDFGIAQGEASKSQSQSIAGSLPYMSPEHFVQRRTPWCDVFSMGVVLYELLTGGIVPYASDRDELPVAYGKLMSQDPALPLSHHVPNLPPGLEEVVAKAICKQKLSGYETAEEFLFELSRVQDSVKSQFVTERLAEVDAAIKRQDATAAYELCNGILRVDPKNTPANRKKFELRKLLEESKRNQKLRDMCVRAEGAIQEKKFDEAYRQLEEARQIDPGSPTVAQLQQKLADIRRVQARIDELVRAAQQAQISGNLDQASTAIREAASLDRSNTEVLRFQAEIDRRCAQEHNLVEQARSLVHEQRFREASTVIRELESMAPRSERVLALKELATREYREYVRRTEIAAYLNEAQQLAVPGTLQQARSKLDEAISKYPDERSLLELRATVEKQQEEFARRQFVEEKTRAGEQAIQSRNYADAIAILEQARLRVPDPKLETLLAKAKEKAQEQAAEKRLEQYLKSAKTSLGRGDAASAVVTLEMAQSEFGATDQNILALLTEARNAAERQTREAAEREEARKATEREALRQAAEREEIHAAVADAMAAAQHGDFEAGLRLIEENAGKFGMRAELSKAANQIKSARTADVTAHIETLLAEANKEAEANSYQGALDAIERAKTFIEFASPSAVAKLKTTEQQIRRAQQEQENSATRIFKSSSAVQEPVAPPEAAPSGYDADSATIRNYDSDSATIRTSPSGSAAAPARAPEHEPEQETRRLEQPPRARTAPRAVPIEPVAPPPPQPKKWLIPAVGTAIVVVAALIGYLVFGGSSAMEVRFEATPAGTDIFVDGKHCAAPCTAKLKAGKYAVEATHDQYATLKKEIDVTKPYTESLTLTTATAGTGARPASVGTLALAINVDGADIFVDGQLKDRARGKNAKVSVASGSHQIRVEKSGYEPTTLPVEIAEGSESALSFSLQKGTGAVAETTYLIVSSVPNAALVVDGKPAGAVQADGKASVTVDPGKHQIQVSLDGYESASKNVNAKAGDRVNVALNLKAIAKPVPAIASFAADSLNLQAGQSTTLKWEAQNATEVTLDGETISGGKGSKTVSPNSTITYTLIARGPGGQSAPKTLKVNVAAAAVTAKVPSIGSFDGPDKIKPGERAKLIWQTENADSVTIDPEVGAVKTSGSVYVTPSKDTKYTLIAKSAAGTKTQDLTVTIEAPKVEAKAAGPAPSAGADDVQVIKDLLEHRWKSAFESNNADSAKVLWPSIPKPVQEAIKGARGIMLDLNCNPVVSVDTAKAGCSQTVTANGKPMRSSVTFTLSKSNGTWLIQNSK, encoded by the coding sequence ATGTCACCGGAGCTTCTGACCAAGATCGGCGAATTCGAGCTTAAGGAAAAGCTCGGACAAGGCGGCTACGGAGCCGTTTACAAAGCCCGCGACTCTCTGGGACGCGATGTCGCCATCAAAATCCTGACCGGCTTCGGCGACGACGCCACCACGATCAACGTCTTCAAGAAGGAAGCCGCGACTCTCGCAAAGCTGCAGCACGCAAACATCGTTACGGTGTACCAGTTCGGCGTGGACAACACGAAACCGTACCTGGCGATGGAGTACCTCCAAGGTCAACCGCTCAGCGCAATTATCAAGACGCGCCGCGAGCTGCACATGGTCGAGAAGCTCGACATCATCATCCAGGGCACAGAAGGGCTCAAGCACGCTCACGAGAACAATGTCATCCACCGTGACATCAAGCCGCACAACCTGATGGTGGTGGAGAACGCGGAAAAGTCGCGGGTTGTAAAGCTCATCGACTTCGGTATCGCCCAGGGCGAAGCCAGCAAATCCCAAAGCCAGTCCATCGCGGGCAGCTTACCCTACATGTCGCCCGAGCACTTCGTGCAGCGGCGGACGCCGTGGTGCGACGTCTTCTCGATGGGCGTGGTTCTCTACGAGTTACTGACCGGCGGCATCGTGCCCTACGCCTCCGATCGCGATGAGCTGCCGGTAGCCTACGGCAAGCTGATGAGCCAGGATCCGGCTCTGCCGCTCAGTCATCACGTACCGAATCTTCCCCCCGGCCTGGAAGAGGTGGTAGCGAAGGCGATCTGCAAACAAAAGCTCAGCGGATACGAGACGGCGGAAGAATTTCTGTTCGAACTCTCCCGCGTCCAAGACTCGGTCAAGTCACAATTCGTGACCGAACGCCTCGCCGAAGTCGATGCTGCGATCAAGCGGCAGGATGCGACGGCCGCTTATGAGCTGTGCAACGGCATCCTGCGCGTCGATCCCAAGAACACTCCGGCCAACCGCAAGAAATTTGAACTCAGAAAGCTGCTTGAGGAGAGCAAGAGGAACCAGAAGCTGCGCGACATGTGCGTTCGCGCCGAAGGGGCCATCCAGGAGAAAAAGTTCGACGAGGCCTACCGGCAGTTGGAAGAGGCCCGCCAGATCGATCCCGGCAGCCCGACTGTTGCCCAGCTCCAGCAGAAGCTAGCCGACATCCGCCGCGTGCAGGCCCGCATCGACGAGTTGGTTCGAGCAGCGCAACAGGCCCAGATCAGCGGGAATCTCGATCAGGCAAGCACCGCGATCAGGGAAGCGGCCTCGCTCGATCGCAGCAACACCGAGGTCCTTCGCTTCCAGGCAGAAATTGATCGCAGATGTGCGCAGGAGCACAACCTCGTCGAGCAGGCGCGCTCCCTCGTGCACGAACAACGCTTCCGCGAGGCCTCGACCGTAATCCGCGAGCTGGAGAGCATGGCCCCGCGTTCTGAGCGGGTCCTGGCGCTCAAGGAACTCGCGACTCGCGAATACCGCGAATACGTTCGGCGCACCGAGATTGCCGCTTACCTAAACGAAGCGCAGCAGCTGGCCGTACCGGGCACTTTGCAACAAGCGCGCAGCAAGCTGGACGAAGCCATCTCCAAGTATCCCGACGAGCGCTCCTTGCTCGAGCTTCGTGCCACGGTCGAGAAGCAACAGGAAGAATTCGCTCGCCGCCAGTTCGTGGAAGAGAAGACACGTGCCGGCGAGCAGGCGATCCAATCCAGGAATTATGCGGACGCGATCGCGATCCTCGAGCAGGCCCGCCTCCGCGTTCCCGATCCGAAACTCGAAACGCTGCTCGCGAAAGCCAAAGAAAAGGCGCAGGAGCAGGCAGCCGAGAAGCGCCTCGAGCAATATCTGAAGAGCGCCAAGACCAGTTTGGGACGAGGCGACGCCGCCTCTGCCGTAGTCACGCTGGAGATGGCGCAGAGCGAATTCGGCGCTACCGACCAAAACATTCTCGCTCTCCTGACCGAAGCCCGAAACGCCGCCGAGCGCCAAACGCGAGAAGCCGCCGAACGCGAAGAGGCCCGCAAGGCCACCGAACGCGAGGCGCTCCGCCAGGCCGCCGAGCGGGAAGAGATCCATGCTGCCGTCGCTGATGCGATGGCCGCAGCCCAGCACGGAGACTTCGAAGCTGGCCTCAGGCTGATTGAGGAAAACGCCGGCAAGTTTGGAATGCGCGCCGAGCTATCCAAGGCCGCAAATCAGATCAAGTCCGCCCGAACCGCCGACGTAACCGCGCACATCGAGACGCTGCTTGCCGAGGCCAACAAGGAAGCCGAAGCGAACAGCTATCAGGGCGCGCTTGATGCGATCGAGCGAGCGAAGACCTTTATCGAGTTTGCTTCGCCTTCAGCAGTTGCGAAGCTGAAAACTACCGAGCAGCAGATTCGCAGAGCTCAGCAGGAGCAGGAGAACTCCGCGACCCGAATCTTCAAGAGCTCTTCTGCCGTTCAAGAGCCCGTCGCGCCTCCTGAAGCGGCGCCTTCTGGATACGACGCCGACTCCGCCACCATTCGCAATTACGATTCTGACTCCGCCACGATTCGGACGTCGCCCTCCGGATCGGCCGCTGCTCCAGCAAGAGCGCCGGAGCACGAGCCAGAGCAGGAAACCCGAAGGCTGGAACAGCCTCCGCGCGCGCGTACAGCGCCTCGTGCAGTTCCGATTGAACCGGTTGCTCCTCCGCCGCCGCAACCAAAGAAATGGCTGATTCCGGCCGTTGGAACAGCAATCGTCGTAGTCGCCGCGCTGATCGGATACTTAGTCTTCGGTGGGAGTTCCGCGATGGAAGTCCGCTTCGAAGCCACTCCCGCAGGAACCGACATCTTCGTGGACGGTAAGCACTGCGCAGCTCCTTGCACAGCAAAACTGAAGGCCGGCAAGTATGCGGTGGAAGCCACCCACGACCAGTACGCAACGCTGAAGAAAGAGATCGACGTTACCAAGCCCTACACCGAAAGTCTGACGCTGACGACAGCAACCGCTGGAACAGGAGCGCGCCCAGCATCAGTCGGTACGCTTGCCCTGGCGATCAACGTCGATGGCGCCGACATTTTTGTCGATGGCCAATTGAAGGACCGTGCAAGGGGTAAGAATGCCAAAGTCAGTGTGGCCTCCGGCAGCCACCAGATTCGCGTCGAGAAGTCGGGTTACGAGCCCACGACTCTACCAGTTGAGATTGCCGAGGGTTCCGAATCGGCACTATCGTTTTCCCTGCAGAAGGGCACTGGCGCCGTAGCGGAAACGACGTATCTGATCGTCAGCTCCGTTCCCAATGCGGCACTCGTAGTCGATGGCAAGCCAGCGGGCGCAGTGCAGGCCGACGGAAAGGCTTCAGTAACGGTCGATCCCGGCAAACACCAGATCCAGGTAAGCCTTGACGGATACGAGAGTGCCTCGAAGAATGTGAATGCCAAAGCGGGCGACCGAGTGAACGTGGCTCTTAATCTAAAGGCGATTGCCAAACCGGTACCTGCGATCGCATCCTTCGCGGCCGATTCGCTCAACCTCCAGGCTGGTCAGTCAACCACGCTGAAATGGGAAGCGCAGAACGCGACTGAGGTCACGCTCGATGGAGAAACCATCTCCGGAGGCAAGGGATCGAAGACGGTCAGTCCGAACTCAACCATCACCTACACGCTGATCGCTCGAGGCCCTGGAGGCCAATCCGCCCCGAAGACGCTCAAAGTTAACGTTGCCGCTGCCGCCGTCACGGCCAAGGTCCCGTCGATCGGCAGCTTCGACGGTCCGGACAAGATCAAGCCCGGCGAGCGTGCCAAGTTGATCTGGCAAACCGAGAATGCCGACAGCGTGACCATTGATCCGGAAGTAGGCGCGGTGAAGACCAGCGGATCAGTCTATGTCACACCCAGCAAGGACACGAAGTACACGCTGATTGCCAAGAGCGCAGCCGGTACGAAGACGCAGGATCTGACCGTGACGATAGAAGCGCCGAAGGTAGAAGCGAAAGCTGCCGGTCCAGCACCATCCGCTGGAGCCGACGATGTCCAGGTCATCAAAGACCTTCTCGAGCACCGCTGGAAGAGTGCCTTCGAGTCGAATAACGCAGACTCCGCCAAGGTGCTTTGGCCCAGCATTCCTAAACCGGTTCAGGAGGCCATCAAGGGCGCCCGCGGCATCATGCTCGATTTGAACTGCAATCCTGTCGTCAGCGTTGACACCGCCAAAGCCGGTTGCAGCCAGACAGTTACCGCAAACGGAAAACCCATGCGGAGTTCCGTAACCTTCACCCTCAGCAAGAGCAACGGAACCTGGCTGATCCAAAACAGCAAGTAA